From Theileria annulata chromosome 1, complete sequence, *** SEQUENCING IN PROGRESS ***, one genomic window encodes:
- a CDS encoding uncharacterized protein (Tap821d03.p1c.C.cand.18 - score = 44.72) → MLSQNGNQLKPANFFQVTRLELSSEAKDDVEINHGDDILDFILGQDLTNGTQRSQKRSEPDPSSDPAQTQVKSTGNDKNCSEKLKVMEQNDTSVVEKETITTSTTSTCSNLDFNSIRNFNITINTAKGNNKGNESINNELLNGTKLEEVCKGGLEGIKESVTKQEGKNGNKKRIQEDKESSNDCTLTNSRLDRLLDELPKIEGIYYEPEFRCFKSRIPSRYSRFTEQSSFSVKRYGLKNAWLKAVSHLFTNIASSVFDFPQTNQTSCGHLPEGSGRSTSEVYGVSEVVSDVKENNVKGGSDDMDNLDYDSFYETRQKKAKVSDIELKNIKHIKRFMINSLDNENFEDRGYEALLCSSRTNNKHVLSAEEQSDPKKIAESLRPWHQSVFWIPSISRWRTLYYDENSVRHTKTFTPAIFGGVREAYYAAVEFRNMIDNMDELTLPTIRRSWVKSNVTNTSKRPTPTGEDNFDSPERNLDNISKVNSNFNFSIQVNSTHKTVNCINTTNGTNVNGNHKTDNPLNKSGKNNSNNLENKVCNNNREKDLHNNENSSNTSKEGAQSNILKGVDIDFLSGLDTKGLFIPIPLDWKQD, encoded by the exons ATGCTTTCACAAAATGGTAATCAATTAAAACCAGCCAATTTTTTTCAGGTGACAAGGCTAGAATTAAGTTCTGAAGCCAAAGATGATGTCGAAATAAACCATGGAGACGATATACTAGATTTTATACTAGGGCAAGATCTTACAAATGGGACACAACGAAGTCAGAAAAGATCTGAACCAGATCCTTCATCAGATCCAGCACAAACCCAGGTAAAATCTACAGGAAATGACAAAAACTGTTCTGAAAAGTTAAAAGTAATGGAGCAAAATGATACATCCGTTGTTGAGAAGGAGACGATTACCACTTCAACGACTAGCACCTGCTCGAATCTAGACTTCAACTCTATTCgtaattttaacattacTATCAACACAGCCAAGGGTAATAATAAAGGAAATGAATCAATCAACA ATGAGTTATTGAATGGAACGAAGTTGGAAGAGGTATGTAAAGGAGGTTTAGAAGGTATTAAGGAGAGTGTTACAAAGCAAGAGGGAAAGAATGGGAATAAAAAGAGAATCCAGGAGGACAAAGAAAGTTCGAATGACTGTACTTTGACTAACAGTAGGCTTGATAGATTATTGGATGAATTGCCCAAAATTGAAGGGATATACTACGAACCTGAATTTCGATGTTTTAAATCCAGGATTCCATCGCGATACTCTAGGTTCACGGAGCAGAGCTCATTTAGCGTTAAGAGATATGGGCTCAAAAACGCTTGGCTAAAAGCTGTTTCACACCTCTTCACTAACATTGCATCCTCGGTGTTTGACTTCCCACAAACTAACCAGACTTCTTGTGGACACTTGCCTGAGGGGTCTGGAAGGTCTACCTCAGAAGTGTATGGTGTGTCTGAGGTAGTGTCAGACGTTAAAGAAAATAACGTGAAAGGGGGCTCAGATGACATGGATAACCTCGATTACGACTCCTTTTACGAAACCCGACAGAAGAAGGCTAAGGTTTCCGACATTGAGCTCAAAAACATAAAACATATTAAACGATTTATGATAAATAGTCTCGATAACGAAAACTTTGAGGACAGGGGATATGAAGCCCTTCTTTGCTCCTCTAGAACCAATAATAAACACGTTTTATCAGCCGAAGAACAAAGTGACCCCAAAAAAATCGCGGAATCCCTCAGACCATGGCACcaaa GTGTTTTTTGGATTCCGAGCATATCGAGATGGCGTACGTTGTATTACGACGAGAACAGTGTGAGGCATACAAAAACGTTCACGCCTGCGATATTCGGAGGAGTCCGGGAGGCATATTACGCCGCGGTTGAGTTCCGGAACATGATTGACAACATGGACGAGCTAACTCTGCCAACTATAAGGAGGAGCTGGGTCAAGTCAAACGTTACAAACACTTCCAAACGCCCCACCCCTACCGGTGAGGATAACTTCGACTCTCCGGAACGTAATCTGGACAATATCTCAAAGGTAAActctaattttaatttttcaatacaAGTGAACAGCACTCACAAGACTGTTAACTGTATCAACACTACCAACGGTACCAACGTTAATGGCAATCACAAAACTGACAATCCTCTGAATAAATCGGGGAAAAACAATTCTAATAATCTTGAAAATAAAGTTTGTAATAACAATAGGGAGAAAGATCTCcataataatgaaaattctAGCAACACTAGTAAGGAAGGAGCTCAaagtaatatattaaaggGAGTGgatattgattttttatcGGGCTTGGATACGAAGGGACTGTTTATCCCTATACCTCTAGATTGGAAGCAGGATTAG
- a CDS encoding ubiquitin-related chaperonin, putative (Tap821d03.p1c.C.cand.19 - score = 31.28;~SMART UBQ (SM00213) at aa 3-74, E()=5.71e-23; 2 STI1 (SM00727) domains at aa 137-167, E()=2.37e+00; 171- 206, E()=3.71e+00; UBA (SM00165) at aa 278-316, E()=1.34e- 06): MGLNITVKVSGGETFTLDVEPEMTVLQLKEKCSDKANAPADKQRLIFKGRIIKDEEVLSALNVEDGNTIHLVRSGLKPASSPPTTTPTATTTTAQNTTTPTTGENQPFGQVPGFNQDFMSQMFQGGMGNLPGMPELNPQSAAALLNSPVVQEMLTQISSNPELFRTLVESSPFLQPMMQQNPMFGQMLNNPELLRTLMRPGMLQAGLQMHQAMQQSNANNQGNGNTATQNPPNTENPFANFQMPANMAGTMAGTTPFQPTTMPFQAPPVDTRPPEERFSSQLQSLQEMGFTDQAANLQALVQTNGDISAAIARLLNRTQ; this comes from the exons ATGGGACTGAATATTACGGTGAAAGTGAGCGGCGGAGAAACGTTCACTCTTGATGTTGAACCCGAAATGACAGTTTTACAACTGAAGGAGAAGTGCTCTGATAAAGCAAACGCCCCTGCAGATAAACAACGACTTATCTTTAAAG gTCGTATTATAAAGGATGAAGAAGTATTGAGTGCGTTAAATGTTGAGGATGGAAATACCATTCACCTGGTTCGAAGTGGTTTGAAACCAGCCTCTTCACCTCCAACGACCACACCCACAGCTACCACAACTACTGCTCAAAACACGACAACGCCAACCACAG GCGAAAATCAACCATTCGGCCAAGTTCCAGGATTCAACCAAGATTTCATGTCACAAATGTTTCAAG GAGGAATGGGAAATTTACCAGGAATGCCAGAATTGAACCCACAGAGTGCAGCTGCTCTCCTTAATTCACCAGTGGTTCAGGAAATGCTGACTCAAATTAGCTCTAACCCTGAGTTATTCAGAACACTGGTGGAATCTTCACCTTTTCTACAACCAATGAtg CAACAAAACCCGATGTTTGGACAAATGCTAAATAATCCCGAGTTATTGAGGACGTTGATGAGGCCAGGAATGTTGCAGGCTGGCCTTCAGATGCACCAAGCAATGCAACAATCAAATGCTAATAATCAAGGAAATGGAAATACAGCAACCCAAAATCCACCCAACA CCGAAAACCCGTTTGCAAATTTTCAAATGCCCGCAAATATGGCCGGAACCATGGCCGGAACCACACCTTTCCAGCCAACAACAATGCCATTCCAGGCCCCGCCAGTAGATACCAGACCACCCGAGGAACGCTTCAGCTCACAGCTCCAGTCACTCCAGGAGATGGGATTCACAGACCAAGCCGCAAATCTCCAAGCGTTGGTACAAACCAACGGTGATATTTCAGCGGCAATCGCACGTTTATTAAATCGTACGCAATAA
- a CDS encoding ubiquitin-fusion degradation pathway component, UFD1 (Tap821d03.p1c.C.cand.21 - score = 23.26;~SMART pfam:UFD1 (PF03152) at aa 156-318, E()=7.40e-07;~Apicoplast targetting peptide predicted by the PlasmoAP tool;~Signal peptide predicted for TA16520 by SignalP 2.0 HMM (Signal peptide probability 0.772, signal anchor probability 0.032) with cleavage site probability 0.595 between residues 29 and 30) produces the protein MYHNLVLCKKFLNTLSLCILLFSFNRLESIKTNNGRLNYSISIKSPSELLGKLVNKLVNVSTESYNRAKKELYVEDVNGTIGKPVKLFLVLEQSDLFKRCNNTNYSEDGSEISFSDHDKVLLPPSFFECLKDGDYNVPFQLLVHKIHNPQEVIDPKRSNNLANKGPKKDFIKLTDKEEINECTIQSNNEDYISQNKISEECISCSAIEFRTDENYIYLPKWIINNLKLKPYDIVLVEPVKLSDCTNVELKCLEKGFYDLKNVKKILEDRLKYYSTLTINSVIPITVDKKTYNFQVVKLDTAEYQNVNHVSIQDVDINLKLL, from the exons ATGTATCATAATCTTGTATTGTGTAAAAAGTTCTTAAACACATTATCATTATGTATACTATTATTCAGCTTTAATAGACTAGAAAGcattaaaacaaataatgGAAGGTTAAATTACTCAATTTCAATAAAAAGTCCCTCTGAGCTTCTGGGCAAATTGGTAAATAAACTTGTTAATGTGTCGACTGAGTCTTACAATAGAGCAAAA AAGGAGTTATATGTTGAGGATGTGAACGGAACTATTGGTAAACCAGTGAAGTTATTCTTGGTTTTGGAGCAAAGTGACCTTTTCAAACGCTGCAACAACACAAACTACAGCGAAGACGGGAGTGAAATAAGCTTCTCAGACCACGACAAGGTTCTGCTTCCTCCTTCCTTTTTCGAGTGCCTTAAAGACGGAGATTACAATGTTCCATTTCAATTACTTGTGCACAAGATACACAACCCTCAAGAAGTCATTGACCCAAAAAGAAGCAACAATTTGGCCAATAAAGGGCCAAAGAAGGATTTTATCAAACTAACTGATAAAGAGGAAATCAATGAGTGTACAATACAAAGTAATAATGAGGATTATATATCGCAAA ataaaatttCAGAGGAGTGTATTTCATGTTCTGCAATTGAATTTAGAACTGATGaaaattacatttatttaccGAAATGGATTATAAACAACCTCAAACTCAA GCCGTATGATATAGTACTTGTTGAACCAGTAAAGTTAAGTGATTGTACAAATGtagaattaaaatgtttGGAAAAGGGATTTTATGATTTGAAAAACGTAAAGAAGATTCTGGAGGATAGATTAAAGTACTATTCAACTTTAACGATAAATTCAGTGATTCCAATAACCGTGGATAAGAAAACATATAATTTCCAAGTTGTTAAGCTTGATACTGCAGAATACCAGAACGTTAACCACGTATCAATACAGGACGTAGACATTAATCTTAAACTTCTATGA
- a CDS encoding uncharacterized protein (Tap821d03.p1c.cand.94 - score = 10.73;~SMART 3 transmembrane domains at aa 19-36, 51-73 and 164-182; pfam:DUF250 (PF03151) at aa 204-372, E()=1.90e-02; pfam:DUF6 (PF00892) at aa 230-360, E()=2.20e- 06;~9 probable transmembrane helices predicted for TA16525 by TMHMM2.0 at aa 19-36, 51-73, 164-182, 187-206, 219-238, 253-275, 287-309, 314-336 and 343-361;~Signal anchor predicted for TA16525 by SignalP 2.0 HMM (Signal peptide probability 0.003, signal anchor probability 0.995) with cleavage site probability 0.003 between residues 33 and 34), with protein sequence MTRVEISRRLKVRSYLKCLFYVLGIYVCFLSFGYFLEKLLKFKYEENRVYGFPIFVVVITTFSNLVMSSALLLIHHNKTTVLSIRQSHRNLKHPVKFQGSSDESWKTSSTATSDSTDKLEVTSSLFSVLEKKHLIKLSISSSFCVLAQMTSTCALRHVGTPTQVVIKSSKMVPILIGGYLLFKKKYAWYDVSCVICVTLSLILFNYDHFVNYKSNKNSVFGIFMCFLSLVCDAFVGPIQDDVLSKVDVHPHVLMFITNFVSLPVSFLVCFLTEGLDPFYILFKHRYILRLVFFLAVSGSLGQLFVFLCIKTYGSLYTGIITTLRKAFTTLLSVYIFKHKMTQLQWFSLTLTFSSIFFQQFFKNKSRKSFKSK encoded by the coding sequence ATGACGAGGGTGGAAATATCTAGAAGGCTGAAGGTTCGGTCCTACTTGAAGTGTTTGTTCTACGTGCTAGGGATCTACGTTTGCTTTTTATCCTTTGGATATTTCCTGGAGAAACTTCTCAAGTTTAAATATGAAGAGAATCGTGTTTATGGTTTTCCGATCTTTGTGGTTGTAATTACAACTTTTTCAAACCTCGTAATGAGCTCCGCTTTGCTCCTAATTCACCATAACAAGACTACTGTACTATCTATCCGTCAATCGCACCGTAATTTGAAGCACCCTGTGAAATTTCAAGGCAGTTCTGACGAATCCTGGAAAACTTCTTCAACCGCCACATCCGACTCCACTGATAAGTTGGAGGTCACATCATCGTTGTTTTCAGTGCTTGAAAAGAAGCACCTGATAAAACTTTCAATCTCGTCCTCATTTTGCGTTTTGGCGCAGATGACCTCTACCTGCGCACTTCGACATGTGGGAACTCCCACACAGGTGGTCATTAAAAGCTCAAAAATGGTTCCTATTCTCATTGGAGGGTATCTTCTCTTCAAGAAGAAGTACGCCTGGTACGACGTCAGCTGCGTCATCTGTGTAACTTTATCTCTAATTCTGTTCAACTACGACCACTTTGTAAACTATAAGAGTAACAAGAATTCAGTTTTCGGCATTTTCATGTGTTTCCTATCCCTTGTTTGTGATGCCTTTGTCGGGCCGATCCAGGACGACGTTCTTTCCAAAGTTGACGTGCATCCTCACGTCCTAATGTTTATCACAAACTTTGTTTCTCTTCCCGTTTCATTCCTTGTTTGTTTCTTAACTGAGGGTCTTGACCCTTTCTATATCCTTTTTAAGCATAGATACATTTTAAGGCTTGTTTTCTTTCTGGCGGTTTCCGGCAGTTTGGGTCAGCTTTTTGTATTTCTCTGTATCAAGACTTATGGCAGTTTGTACACCGGCATCATCACAACTTTAAGGAAGGCCTTCACAACTCTCCTTTCTGTGTACATTTTCAAGCACAAAATGACTCAACTTCAGTGGTTTTCACTCACTCTGACCTTCTCGAGTATCTTCTTCCAGCAGTTTTTCAAAAACAAATCAAgaaaatcatttaaatctAAGTAA